AAGGAATAGCTACTTTACTTGGAAAGTCAGctgaccaagaagatggtggacttctatcccaaagaaccatcttgcctgagttagaattcagctTCTTTTATAccaaaaggggagggagtaaagtcaaacatttctTGGTTCTGGTCAGCCTCCAGAAGGGATGTGTTAATGTCTGCCTTCCAGCACAGGTGGACCTGGTCAGGAGGTTTCCTGTGAGCTAACAAGGGTATTTTATCTTAATGCTCatgacctgggaggcagggttcccagagacgGGCCATTATGTGTAATTTAAGATTAtgggcaacatccctttagtgattaagtTGTAACAGAAcacaaaggttcttccctattacgtGATCACCCAGAGTAAAGTAGCCCTTCACTCTCAAGTCATTGCCACGACCAGTTGTCCCCGGCCCCACCCTCATAACCATCTTagattattttctgctttcttagttattttctgtcttctccccGCCCCCACCATAATGTAAGTGTAAGGAGAGCCCAGATCCAAGGCACCCTCAATGCCTAACAACACTTGGTGCACAAGAGGCCCTCCATAAATAGCGGCTTCGTGACTGAGTACAGCGGCTGTGCACACCGACATACAGATGCCCAGACAGTTGTAGAGTTTCCTTCTGGGGGCCACTGTCACGCCTTAGAGTTGAGAAGAGAGCATTCCCAGTCGCTGACACAATCCAGAGGCGAAAAAAAAGACCCCAAGCCTATCCCAGATGAAGCAGGAAGATGAAGCCCAGATGGAGCTGGAAGAGACAGGAGACCGGATCCAGAGGCAGAGACCCAGACCCGGGGCGAGTTCCAGAGAGAGGGATTGAGAGGGACCAGACTCAGCGAACTAGAGACGCGGGCCCGCGGCAGCCCGGGCAGCAGCCGGAGACTGTGCCCGGAGGAGGGGCGCGAGCGCGGGGGAAGACGGCGGAAAACCAGCGCTCGAGCCCGGGAGCCCCGGCCACCCCGCCCCCGCTCACAAGTGGCCGCGGCAGCTGGCGGGAGCCCGGCCGCCCGCCGGCCCGACGCGTGCGGGATCAAAGCTGCCGGGAAGGGGCGGGCGGGGAGTGGCAGGAACCTGGAGGTGTGAGCGAGCTTCCCAGGGGATGGCCGGAGCGTGGGAGCACAGAGGGCCGGGAGGCGACACAGTCCTGGAGAGACGATCCCAGAGATCGAGACGCAGACGCGGAAAGAGATGCAGAGGCCGGAGAGACCCGGAGCCAGAGATGCAGAGACCACAGAAGACCCAGAGAGACCCAGCGTAGCAGTTGTGAAGAGGCCTGGAAAGAATGTGAAAGAGACAGAGACGCCGATAGAAGGCGGGACAAAAAGGCCGTGACCGGGGACTTAGAAAAAGAAGGCGGGCTCCAGAGAACAGAAACTGAGAGAGAGAgcgaggaagagaaaaggaaagaagagccaGGACCTTAGAGCTCAAGGGGCGGAGGACCTCGCCCCTCCTCCGCGGAGGGCTGAGAGGACCCCCGGGGCAGGGATCCCAGCGCCGGGTCCTTTCTCAGGGTCACGCCTGCGGAGCTGCGGGCAGGGGGCGGAGGAAGGGGTGTGGACAGccggacccccaggctgggaggaTGGGAGTGTGAGGACGTTCGAAATCAGGGTCTGGATCCGGCGCCTCAAACTCTGCGACAGAGTAAAAAAGCtaagtattaatattaatattgggTAGAAATCTTAAGATGCCTTTCAGATACATCAGAAAAGACATCTTTGGAGAAAGGACGAAAAGTCAGACAGTGCATtggccgggaatcgaacccgggcctcccgCGTGGCAGGCGAGAAttctaccactgaaccaccaatgCCAGTGAATTTTAACCTTCGGTAGATCCAACTCAGTTTGTAAGGAGTCGAGGCGACCGTGGCCAGGGAGGCTTTATGGCCAGGAAGGCTTTATAGCCAGGGGCTTCGCAGAGAAACGGTCCCAATAGTTGACATGGGTGGAGCGCCAGGCCATCCTTCCTCCCGCCTGGATCCGGTCACCCGGCCATAAAGTCGCCCCATATGGCCAGGGGCGGCCCCACACCCGGGTGCGAACTGCCGCCGGGGGCCCCGAGCCTCGCGTGCAGGTGAGAAAAACTCAGCCCAGCCCAGGTTCCCAAGGAGGGGGGCAGCGGGGGGTTCTGGGGCCACACATCTGCGCTCCCATTTGGCTCAGGTAGGGGGAGGTGGGATGTGCTGGGTTCCCTGATTCCAAATGGGAGCGCCCTCCCCAAGGTCTGTGTTCCCCTGGCTCGGACTTTGGCAAGGCAGGCTCCGTGAAAAAACCAAGCTGTGGACGGGCGctgggagggctgggaggagccCCATCCGTCTCTGACTCCACAGCTATCTTCTGACTCGGTCTGCAACGCCACCGTGTCTTTCTGTGTCCTTGTCCCTGGCATTCTTGCTGTCCCGTTAAATCTCTGATTTTATCTTCTCAGGCACTTTGTTTTGAAGTCTCCAAGTCTCACGCATCATTCTGCAGAGTGGCATGCTCTTGGTTTGAGGTGGGTGTTGATCCCTTTTTTGTTccctttcttatctttttttaaaaactgcctgcTCCTTGTCCCCCCGTAATCACGAGGGGTCCCCAGGAGCAAGCAACACGAGCGCACTTGTATCAGGTGTCCTGGCAGGCGCACACCTGAATCTCCTATAATTAGTTTTGAATCAAATACTTCTAAGTGGAAAGATCTCTCCACCCGTGCTTCAAAGCCTTGCTTCCTCTTGCATGaggcttcccccaccccagtccagCCGTCCCTCACGATGACCCTTTCCCAGAGCACCTACTTCACTGTGCTTCTAAAATAGCTACTTGACAACACATCCGCGTTTTCTACCGAATCTTGCAGGAATAAACTGGGCCTCCAGTCCATATCTCAGTATGAACGGTCCCAGCCTAGACCAGTGCCCAGTGGGCACAATGAACACGCAGATATTGGGGAACTGAATACGATTGACTTAGATTGAACAGAGATTCTCTTCCACCTGCAGACAAAGTCCCAGTTGAATAAACGGATCCAGCCAGCACACTCAGGTGGCTCATTATCTCAAGTAGGAGGTGAATTTTGGGTAAAGATGTATAGGATCCAGCCTAGGGGCTGAGGGGTGCTAACTTTTCGATTTCAGGGTTAGTGGGGGGTACAGTGAGCTCCCAAGAAAGCTGAAATAGTGAACGGGGGGAACTCTGAACTCCACTCCTGAGTTCTATCCCCAAATTACTCAAACTCTCTCTTCTCCTAATTACCTCCTCCCTTCAGCTGGGTCCCGCCTCATTATACAGCCTTATGGTCCTTAAACAGCCGGTGCTGCACTGGCCTCTAATTTCCCACACTCCCAGGCCAGTTCCACTCGTACCCCTCCCCCTTGTGCTCCTCCCCTTTCCGGGAGCCTCGTGCCCAGGGTAGAGTCGGGCAGGAGCCAGGTGCCGAAGGGGCGGGTCCGGGTCTTTACCACCCCCTACTCGGGAGCCTGTGAGATATAAGGCTCAGGGAGAGCGGGGACTCGGTCCACACAAGGGTCCGGAGGAGCGATGGTCACCCGGGATCGAGCCGAGAATAGGGACGGCCCCAAGGTGAGAGACgggaggggaggaagcagaggTCCCTGGGCTGGTCAGGGGACAGGGTCCCTGAGATGGAAGGTCAGAGAAGAGGCTGGAGAtgcagggctggaagggggagaGGTGCGCGGGGGACCCAAggagccaggagctggggaggaaGCTGCGAAGTATGGAGAAGGGGTCAGCGTCAGAGCTGGCACTGGGTGGGCGGCAGAAGCAgaggtctgggggtggggtgggtaatgGCAGTTGACACCTTGCGGCCTGGCGGGCTTGGGCGGGGGTCAGAGTCCGAGTAAAATAAGCAGGAGGAGCACAGAGCTAAGGGAGGAGAGTGGAAACAAAAAGCGGAGAGGATAGGCACTTGCTCCACGCGGGGTGTGAGCTGGAGCTAGGCCAATGCAGCCTTGTAAGAGAAGGTCTGGAGGGCATTGGTTCCAGAGGCCCGAGCCCAGGTGGAAGATTTTAGAACCAGCGGAGAAGGGTGACCGCACAGACGGGTTAGTGGGAGAAGAGGGGGCGCGGTCGCGCTGGGTATCTCCCTTTCTACACTCAGGGCCACCAACTCAGCCCGGCGCCTTGCGGCCCACGTGTCTGGGCGCAAAGAGGGCCCCCAAAGTTCTCcactgagacagagaaagactgcACGAGACGGAGACgtagagagaaaagaggaggaggagagacacagaggggaggagggaggacaaGAATGAGAGAGGAGAATGCAGAAGACCCGGGAGAGAGAGGAGGCGAGCTACAGAAATTGACCCTAGGGGCGTTGGGAGGGGGAGCGGAGAGGGATCGAATGGGCCCGGCCTTAGGTTCTCTGGCGtcttggggaaggggtggaggccGGACTATCCCAGCGGCGGGATTCCGACGCCCGCGCGGCCGCGCTGAGTCTCGGTCGGGTCGGCCCGCTCTCCCTTTCCTGCTGGTCGCAGATGCTGAAGCCGCTTGTGGAGAAGCGGCGCCGGGACCGCATCAACCGCAGCCTGGAAGAactgaggctgctgctgctggagagGACCCGAGACCAGGTCAGTTCTTCCGCTATCATCGGACTCCCAAGCATTCCGTCCTCCTGTCTCAGGGCTTCCCACTTGGGTGGGGGCATATGCTGCTTTGGCGACCCTGGCCCCAAGGCATCCTGACCCTTCGAATCCCATCCCAGACCCCTTCTCGCTCTCAGAACGCGATCTTCATCGCCACCCCTCGGGTCTGTAAGTTTCACACCCGGCTCTGTAAATTTCATTCCCGGGGTCAGTCAGTTTCAACCTCTGGGTCTGTaaattctccctcctcctcccccacactCCCCAAGATAGCCAGCGGGGTGGTTAATTTCATTCCCCGGGTTTCCTGTTCAAATCCGCTCCTCACACTGTGTGGGTTGGTTTCATCCCCTCGGGTTGGACAGTTTCGTCTCAGGGTGGGCCAGGACCATTCTTGGTCATCTCCACTCCGCATTCGGTAGCGCGCTCTGTGGTCCGCGCACAAACGCGATCCAGGGGCACCCCCAGCTCCCGCAtcccccctcccttcttccccctgccactttccccctctctccccacccctttctgTCTCTGCGCCCTCCCCTCCCATCTGTAGAACCTCCGGAACCCGAAGCTGGAGAAAGCAGAGATACTGGAGTTCGCCGTGGGCTACTTGAGGGAGCGAAGCCGGGTGGAGCCCCCGGGTACAGCGCGGGGGTGGGGcagcggagggagggaggggggaattcACTGGGGCCCGGGCCGGGGTAGATGGGGCGGACCCTGTGGTGGACGGTGGGCTTGGGGAGTGGCATGCTCCGCTCCGAGGCGAGGTTAATAATAACACCCGCgcgtgtctgtctctgtgtctccctcattttctccctctgtcGGTCCATCTGGCTTCCTGTCTCTGTCTGTGCGCCTGTCCGGCCTCGGTATCTCTGCgccccgccccttccctccctccttctgggacccctgccctgccctgcccgccCGTCCCCCCGCCGGCCGTACCCGCTGCCGCGGCTTCAGGTGTTCCCCGGTCCCCAGCCCAGGACGCCGAGGCGCTCGCCAGCTGCTACTTGTCCGGCTTCCGCGAGTGCCTGCTTCGCCTGGCGGCCTTCGCGCACGACGCCAGCCCGGCCGCCCGAGCCCAGCTCTTCTCCGCGCTGCAAAGTTACCTGCGCCCCAAGCCGCCCCGCCCGGAACCGGTAGATCCGAGGCCCCAAGCGCCGCGCCCGCCGCTGGACCCCGCCGCCCCAGCGCCTGGCCCCGCGCTGCACCAGCGCCCCCCAGGGCACAAGGGCCTCCCTAGCCCGCGCTGCGCATGGTCCCCGTCCCCCTGCTCCCCCCGAGCCGGGGATTCCGGCGCGCCGGCCCCCCTCACCGgactgctgccgccgccgccgcctcacaGACAAGACGGGGCGCCCAaggccccgccgcccccgccgcccgctTTCTGGAGACCTTGGCCCTGAgctttggggggggtgggggtggggacggggGCTGGGGGGTTGGGGTAGAGACTCCAGCCCGAGCGCAGCAGAGGGACCCGGGCGTTGGGGTGAGGAGGTGTTGGGGAGGGCGGCGGGGCGCGCGGGTGAGATGTGGTCTATATTAGagtatctatataaatatatatttccctggttcctgtcccttctccctgccccctttGCGTCTAGGATTGTACCCTCTCTGCCCCCGGCCCAGCCCCAGTCCCAGTCCCAGTCCCTTCCCCAGTCCCTAGTGCATAGAATAAAGTGGTTATTAAATCCCCGTGTGTCCCCGAGCCAGGGGCCTGCCTTTATCTCGGCGTCCACGcccaccttccctccccttctgTCTCCCGCCCCCCCAGTCCTGCTCTCCTTGGCCCAAGACCCGGGGCAGACAGGTAAGTAAAGAAGAGAGCAGAGCGGAGGCTGAGGTTGGAACTGAAACCAGATGGAAAACAGTGAGATAGGATGGGGGAGAAGGGATGGGAGCCTTTAAAGAAAAGCCGGataaagaggaaagggaaaaaaataaaaaaataaaatcgaCTCTGGTGGGATTCGAACCCACAACCTTTGAATCGCTCTTTCGTCACTAGAAGTCCAATGCGCTATCCATTGCGCCACAGAGCCACCTGGCGGGCGGCGGCGTCTGACGGCTTACGGGTACTAGAATGGgaaaggggcggggggagggggagggttgtGAGGGAATTGGGCGGGGCGTGACACAAGCGCGTAGTTTGGACCTCAGAGGCTTGCCTGGAAGAGGTAGCGTGCGCAAAGCACGTGAGCCAGGTGGGAGTGCGGGAGCATAGGGGTGGAAGAAACTGGGAGAGAGCGCAACTGAATATGAACGAGCGAGCGAGCGAGTACAGAGCTCCAGCTGCCCGCTTGGG
This Balaenoptera acutorostrata chromosome 20, mBalAcu1.1, whole genome shotgun sequence DNA region includes the following protein-coding sequences:
- the HES7 gene encoding transcription factor HES-7 isoform X1, producing the protein MVTRDRAENRDGPKMLKPLVEKRRRDRINRSLEELRLLLLERTRDQNLRNPKLEKAEILEFAVGYLRERSRVEPPGVPRSPAQDAEALASCYLSGFRECLLRLAAFAHDASPAARAQLFSALQSYLRPKPPRPEPVDPRPQAPRPPLDPAAPAPGPALHQRPPGHKGLPSPRCAWSPSPCSPRAGDSGAPAPLTGLLPPPPPHRQDGAPKAPPPPPPAFWRPWP
- the HES7 gene encoding transcription factor HES-7 isoform X2 → MLKPLVEKRRRDRINRSLEELRLLLLERTRDQNLRNPKLEKAEILEFAVGYLRERSRVEPPGVPRSPAQDAEALASCYLSGFRECLLRLAAFAHDASPAARAQLFSALQSYLRPKPPRPEPVDPRPQAPRPPLDPAAPAPGPALHQRPPGHKGLPSPRCAWSPSPCSPRAGDSGAPAPLTGLLPPPPPHRQDGAPKAPPPPPPAFWRPWP